A single genomic interval of Deinococcota bacterium harbors:
- a CDS encoding ABC transporter substrate-binding protein, producing the protein MKTWLAVLIGLALAFGQAQEGVSDSSIVIGNWGPQSGPAAAWGTVTTAIEAYFDYVNAQGGVHGRELRLVSRDDGYDPARTNAAVREMIDRENVFAFVGGVGTANGLAVLPLILRAGVPWVSPASGSVVFAERSEGLVFPTFTNYVVESALLTRYAAEELGVENIAVFYQNDDYGREGLRGLEEEVERLREAGANVTVGDRISYERGSTNMAVQALRLSGSGADAVLMYSDPSAAAALLTEMGRLDYRPQILATTTLIDPSLLANPGMQGALFSTFLRLPSVILGEGEGDPVADRLFNEVVVAYAPQIAADPFRSLAGIAFAEPLVEALQAAGPELTRESFLEAMRNLDGYDEGLFYNLSFRDRAQGNNAIFLLQMTPQGLRPVSEWLEF; encoded by the coding sequence ATGAAAACCTGGTTGGCTGTTCTAATCGGCTTGGCTCTGGCCTTTGGTCAGGCGCAAGAGGGCGTCAGCGACAGCAGCATCGTCATCGGCAACTGGGGGCCGCAGTCGGGTCCGGCCGCCGCCTGGGGCACGGTGACGACCGCCATCGAGGCCTATTTCGACTACGTCAACGCCCAGGGCGGCGTCCACGGCAGAGAGCTCCGGCTGGTGTCGCGCGACGACGGCTACGACCCCGCCCGCACCAACGCCGCCGTGCGCGAGATGATCGACCGCGAGAACGTCTTCGCCTTCGTCGGCGGGGTCGGCACCGCCAACGGCCTGGCCGTCCTGCCGCTCATCTTGCGGGCCGGCGTGCCCTGGGTGAGCCCGGCCTCGGGCTCGGTGGTGTTCGCCGAGCGCAGCGAGGGCCTGGTCTTTCCCACCTTCACCAACTACGTGGTCGAGTCGGCGCTCTTGACCCGCTACGCCGCCGAGGAGCTGGGCGTAGAGAACATCGCGGTCTTCTACCAGAACGACGACTACGGCCGCGAGGGGCTGCGCGGGCTCGAGGAGGAGGTCGAGAGGCTGCGCGAGGCGGGCGCCAACGTGACCGTGGGCGACCGCATCTCCTATGAGCGCGGCTCGACCAACATGGCCGTCCAGGCCTTGCGCCTGAGCGGCTCGGGCGCCGACGCGGTGCTCATGTACAGCGACCCCTCGGCCGCCGCCGCGCTCTTGACCGAGATGGGCCGGCTCGACTACCGGCCACAGATCCTCGCCACCACGACGCTCATCGACCCCAGCCTGCTCGCCAACCCCGGCATGCAGGGCGCGCTCTTTTCGACCTTCTTGCGCCTGCCCTCGGTCATCTTGGGCGAAGGCGAGGGCGATCCCGTCGCCGACCGGCTCTTCAATGAGGTGGTCGTCGCCTACGCGCCGCAGATCGCCGCCGACCCCTTCCGCTCGCTGGCCGGCATCGCCTTTGCCGAGCCGCTGGTGGAGGCCCTTCAGGCCGCCGGCCCCGAGCTCACGCGCGAGAGCTTTTTGGAGGCCATGCGGAACCTGGACGGTTACGACGAGGGGCTCTTTTACAACCTCAGCTTCAGGGACCGCGCCCAGGGCAACAACGCCATCTTCTTGTTGCAGATGACGCCGCAGGGCCTGCGGCCGGTCTCGGAGTGGCTCGAGTTCTAA
- a CDS encoding ABC transporter ATP-binding protein gives MSSPALLELVDVTLRFGGVLALSGVGFSVGRGEVVALIGPNGAGKTSVFNCISGLYRPQEGELRWQGQRIARLQPPQIAKLGVARSFQNIELFGNLSCLDNLLLGRHLHVRSSLLGALFSTPGWRRDEVRQRRKAEEILELLDLQAYRLRRVGTLPYGTQKLIEVARALAAEPKLLLLDEPTAGMTAEEKDEMMARLLRLQRELDLALLVVEHDLRVVSRLAQRVVVLDYGRKIADGTPQDVQRHPDVMRAYLGEAQLA, from the coding sequence GTGTCCTCCCCCGCTCTCCTCGAGCTCGTGGACGTCACCCTCCGCTTCGGCGGCGTGCTGGCGCTCTCCGGCGTCGGCTTCAGCGTCGGCCGCGGCGAGGTCGTCGCGCTCATCGGCCCCAACGGCGCGGGCAAAACGAGCGTCTTCAACTGCATCTCGGGCCTCTACCGGCCGCAGGAGGGCGAGCTGCGCTGGCAGGGACAGCGCATCGCACGGCTGCAGCCGCCGCAGATCGCCAAGTTGGGCGTCGCCAGAAGCTTTCAGAACATCGAGCTCTTCGGCAACCTGAGCTGCTTGGACAATCTGCTGCTGGGCCGTCACCTGCACGTGCGGAGCAGCCTCCTGGGCGCGCTGTTCAGCACCCCCGGCTGGCGGCGCGACGAGGTCAGGCAGCGCCGTAAGGCCGAGGAGATCTTAGAGCTTTTAGACCTCCAGGCCTACCGCCTGCGCCGCGTCGGCACCCTGCCCTACGGCACGCAAAAGCTCATCGAGGTGGCGAGGGCGCTCGCCGCCGAGCCCAAGCTCCTGCTCTTAGACGAGCCCACCGCCGGGATGACCGCCGAGGAGAAGGACGAGATGATGGCTCGCCTCTTGCGCCTGCAGCGCGAGCTGGACCTCGCCCTGCTGGTGGTCGAGCACGACCTCAGGGTGGTGAGCCGGCTCGCCCAGCGGGTGGTGGTCTTAGACTATGGCCGCAAGATCGCCGACGGCACGCCGCAAGACGTCCAGAGGCACCCCGACGTGATGCGCGCCTATCTGGGCGAGGCGCAACTCGCTTAG